One stretch of Periplaneta americana isolate PAMFEO1 chromosome 1, P.americana_PAMFEO1_priV1, whole genome shotgun sequence DNA includes these proteins:
- the LOC138698284 gene encoding probable serine/threonine-protein kinase DDB_G0283337 translates to MKTCFKLFIVLFIITKMTLYHCNELSKNVDATISSVSSSNQLQRVMSVINNISSDPTFINLEGSKRRTMQNIAKSEQSQNNTKSNVLYHTASLHNVRNDLIRSDSAKKIKVYSRADHNSKRLILNNYLSAELLTDDTPYTNLNDGDSNRQIYEAKQNLKQNYFVENSTKNEIENNNVNSTIIHDNFNKQTVLTSSEPTRQEKRANQYDGNPVVGYVLQDNKQLIFSRNDSNNNYDQNIFTKSSKQIQSKSISFDDKLNFINLNNSMSSIQNRKINGYTNQSYSSFSHREEQILEDENLNELVHKYTPKQFKIDEKRNLISNVANNNSLLNEPKEEAFKPTHNYSLTNITYVRDYPIIRYNHEGQEIPQAEDSVQSGSIEFTNHISNSDDQMSSFQAVPVLNKMNSSQSTISSQQSRATHLLNSNSVLDEELQFESSVLSTNNIKPRHVIQENSKISTVQTQEKMEVTTLPGLLKEVGTELERAETLNRAFERLLQFLHIVGQVDSYLTDKIKSVLRRLALFYDDNYGPGNRRRRRHEDENVSPIPDDDYSYDYNYDYYYDDSYRQRHK, encoded by the exons ATGAAGACATGCTTTAAGCtctttatagttttatttataataacGAAG ATGACATTATATCACTGCAATGAGTTATCAAAAAATGTGGATGCTACAATATCATCTGTATCCAGTAGCAATCAGCTTCAGCGAGTAATGTCAGTTATCAACAACATCAGTTCTGATCCCACATTCATAAATTTAGAAGGTAGTAAGAGAAGAACAATGCAGAACATTGCGAAAAGTGAACAAtcacaaaataacacaaaatcaAATGTCTTATATCACACTGCTAGTCTTCATAATGTGAGAAACGACTTGATACGCAGTGACAGTGCCAAGAAGATAAAGGTATATTCCAGAGCTGATCATAACTCCAAAagactaattttgaataattatttgtCAGCCGAGCTATTGACTGATGATACACCATATACTAATCTCAATGATGGCGATTCAAACAGACAAATATATGAAgctaaacaaaatttaaaacagaattatttcGTGGAGAACAGTAcgaaaaatgaaatagaaaataacaaTGTGAACAGTACAATAATTCATGATAACTTCAATAAACAAACAGTATTAACATCAAGTGAGCCAACTCGTCAAGAGAAAAGAGCTAATCAATATGATGGAAATCCTGTGGTAGGATATGTACTTCAAGACAATAAACAGTTAATATTCAGCAGAAAtgatagcaataataattatgatcaGAATATATTTACCAAGTCTTCCAAGCAAATACAATCAAAGAGTATTTCATTTGacgacaaattaaattttattaatttaaacaattctATGAGTAGCATACAGAATCGCAAAATTAATGGTTATACAAACCAATCATATTCTTCTTTTAGCCACAGAGAAGAACAAATATTAGAAGATGAAAATCTGAACGAACTCGTTCATAAATATACaccaaaacaatttaaaatagaCGAAAAAAGGAACTTGATTAGTAATGTAGCCAACAACAATTCTCTTCTTAATGAACCAAAAGAAGAAGCATTTAAACCTACTCACAATTACTCACTCACAAATATTACATATGTGCGTGATTATCCAATTATTAGGTATAATCATGAAGGACAAGAAATCCCTCAAGCTGAAGATTCAGTTCAAAGTGGTTCAATTGAATTTACAAATCATATTTCTAACAGTGATGATCAGATGTCATCCTTCCAGGCAGTACCGgtattgaataaaatgaatagtagtcAGTCAACAATATCATCTCAACAAAGTAGAGCCACACATCTTCTAAATAGTAACTCAGTTTTGGATGAAGAATTACAATTTGAAAGCAGCGTGTTATCAACCAACAACATTAAACCACGCCATGTGATACAAGAAAACAGTAAAATTTCAACAGTCCAGACACAAGAAAAAATGGAAGTTACAACACTGCCAGGGTTGCTCAAAGAAGTAGGAACAGAGCTTGAAAGAGCAGAAACATTAAACAGAGCATTTGAACGTTTGCTTCAGTTTTTGCACATTGTCGGACAGGTAGATTCATATctgacagataaaataaaaagtgTACTTCGTAGGTTGGCATTGTTttatgatgataattatggtCCAGGAAATCGTAGAAGACGACGTCATGAGGATGAAAATGTTAGCCCTATTCCTGATGACGATTATAGTTATGATTACAATTATGATTACTATTATGACGACTCATATCgtcaaagacataaataa